In one Sporomusa sphaeroides DSM 2875 genomic region, the following are encoded:
- a CDS encoding S-layer family protein — MKLSKWGKVSVISLCVAVQTLYVVPAWAGPNGNTESNGGKAGRPYNLGWTTNKNNSADGEGARAGNSKTSVLLGGHNEDNHATGKKAEAGNGDYNKDNIATGDYARAGNGPGDEGGPNIGGGNTGNKAEGDYAQAGNGNLNKNNEADGDNAQAGNGTGNEDNKAVGSGAEAGNGELGFNKQNEANGTNAKAGNGTLNVGNKASGDNAQAGNGIGNENNKAAGNGAEAGNGELGFNKQNEANGTNAKAGNGTLNIGNKASGDNAQAGNGIGNENNKAAGNGAEAGNGELGFNKQNEANGTNAKAGNGTLNIGNKASGDNAQAGNGIGNENNKAAGNGAEAGNGELGFNKQNEANGTNAKAGNGTLNIGNKASGDNAQAGNGIGNENNKAAGNGAEAGNGELGFNKQNEANGTNAKAGNGTLNVGNKANGDNAQAGNGIGNKDNKAAGNGAKAGNGIINTGNEAYGDNAQAGNGIGNKDNKAAGNGAKAGNGIINTGNEAYGDNAQAGNGIGNKDNKAAGNGAKAGNGIINTGNEAYGDNAQAGNGIGNKDNKAAGNGAKAGNGIINTGNEAYGDNAQAGNGIGNKDNKAAGIGAKAGNGIINAGNEAYGDNAQAGNGIGNKDNKAAGNGAKAGNGIINTGNEAYGDNAQAGNGIGNKDNKAAGNGAKAGNGIINTGNEAYGDNAQAGNGIGNKDNKAAGIGAKAGNGIINAGNEAYGNNAQAGNGIGNENNTAVGSGAKAGNGIINTGNEAYGDNAQAGNGIGNKDNKAAGDGAKAGNGIINTGNEGYGDNAQAGNGIGNKDNKAAGNGAKAGNGIINTGNEAYGDNAQAGNGIGNKDNKAAGDGAKAGNGIINAGNEAYGTNAQAGNGIGNAENTAVGVNAVAGNGVLNDRNLAKGQKAAAGNGIDNDDNTAIGHGVAAGNGIDNDRNVAKGYEAAAGNGMLNDRNQAKGKNIAAGNGIDNDDNTAIGYEAAAGNGMLNDRNQAKGKNIAAGNGIDNDDNTAIGYEAAAGNGMLNDRNQAKGKNVVAGNGIDNDDNTAIGQKAAAGNGMLNDRNQAKGKNVAAGNGIDNDGNTAIGREAAAGNGALNDKNMAVGHEVAAGNGFDNDRNVAKGHEAAAGNGMLNDRNQAKGKNVAAGNGIDNDGNTAIGHEAAAGNGAFNDKNKAIGHEAAAGNGKKNDNNFAIGIGEKHNEEPEPVYATKGEAGKQEGNHKGNRADVAAGNGYDNNWNAAVGQNAYAGNGAFNDGNLAIGSKVAAGNGTGNDQNVAVGYKALAGNGFDNNQNIAVGEKAAAGNGAKNDNNLAVGINNYGDDEQPTFDNEAKAFSSQVNEKKLGRKVNAAAGNGYDNNENAAIGHQTAAGNGKFNDGNLAVGHEAAAGNGEGNIGNTAVGYQAQAGNGKGGIGNTAIGNQARASGSNSVAVGHNSATGGRSNAVSVGEAGNERQIINVQSGVYPTDVINMSQLDRLDSRTDKVGAMTAAISGLAPLAYKPDQPTQAAFAWGTYSGENAFALGFYHYIQQDVLLNAAFSFSGHEQMGRFALSLRFSTGSNKKDIETEISDPGTVKTETVEVAEITTTPEPSGLVEAASINNTEGSLGFAGAMQVGAGAA; from the coding sequence ATGAAACTGAGTAAATGGGGTAAAGTGTCAGTTATTTCGTTATGTGTAGCTGTGCAGACGCTTTATGTGGTGCCGGCATGGGCGGGCCCAAATGGAAACACTGAAAGTAATGGCGGTAAAGCCGGGCGACCGTATAACTTGGGGTGGACTACTAATAAAAACAACTCGGCAGACGGTGAAGGGGCCAGGGCGGGTAACAGTAAAACGTCTGTACTATTGGGAGGACATAATGAAGATAACCATGCAACCGGCAAGAAGGCTGAAGCAGGGAATGGTGATTATAATAAAGACAATATAGCCACTGGTGATTACGCACGGGCTGGAAACGGGCCTGGTGATGAAGGTGGTCCCAATATCGGCGGAGGCAATACAGGGAACAAAGCCGAAGGAGATTATGCGCAAGCCGGCAATGGTAATTTGAATAAGAATAATGAAGCCGATGGCGACAATGCTCAGGCAGGGAATGGGACTGGCAATGAAGACAACAAAGCAGTTGGCAGTGGAGCAGAAGCGGGCAATGGCGAGTTAGGCTTTAATAAGCAGAACGAGGCCAACGGAACCAATGCGAAGGCAGGCAACGGTACACTAAATGTAGGCAATAAGGCCTCTGGTGATAATGCTCAGGCAGGCAATGGAATTGGTAATGAAAATAACAAAGCAGCAGGCAACGGAGCAGAAGCGGGCAATGGCGAGTTAGGCTTTAATAAGCAGAATGAGGCCAACGGAACCAATGCCAAGGCAGGCAACGGTACACTAAATATAGGCAATAAGGCTTCTGGTGATAATGCTCAGGCAGGAAATGGAATTGGTAATGAAAATAACAAAGCAGCAGGCAACGGAGCAGAAGCGGGCAATGGCGAGTTAGGCTTTAATAAGCAGAATGAGGCCAACGGAACCAATGCCAAGGCAGGCAACGGTACACTAAATATAGGCAATAAGGCTTCTGGTGATAATGCTCAGGCAGGAAATGGAATTGGTAATGAAAATAACAAAGCAGCAGGCAACGGAGCAGAAGCGGGCAATGGCGAGTTAGGCTTTAATAAGCAGAATGAGGCCAACGGAACCAATGCCAAGGCAGGCAACGGTACACTAAATATAGGCAATAAGGCTTCTGGTGATAATGCTCAGGCAGGAAATGGAATTGGTAATGAAAATAACAAAGCAGCAGGCAACGGAGCAGAAGCGGGCAATGGTGAGTTAGGCTTTAATAAGCAGAACGAGGCCAACGGAACCAATGCCAAGGCCGGCAATGGTACACTAAATGTAGGCAATAAGGCCAATGGTGATAATGCTCAGGCAGGGAATGGGATTGGTAATAAAGATAACAAAGCAGCAGGAAACGGAGCAAAAGCCGGTAATGGTATAATCAATACAGGAAACGAAGCCTATGGCGACAATGCCCAAGCAGGGAATGGGATTGGTAATAAAGATAACAAGGCAGCAGGAAACGGAGCAAAAGCCGGTAATGGTATAATCAATACAGGAAACGAAGCCTATGGCGACAATGCCCAAGCAGGGAATGGGATTGGTAATAAAGATAACAAGGCAGCAGGAAACGGAGCAAAAGCCGGTAATGGTATAATCAATACAGGAAACGAAGCCTATGGCGACAATGCCCAAGCAGGGAATGGGATTGGTAATAAAGATAACAAAGCAGCAGGAAACGGAGCGAAGGCTGGCAATGGCATAATCAATACAGGAAACGAAGCCTATGGCGACAATGCCCAGGCGGGGAATGGGATTGGTAATAAAGATAACAAAGCAGCGGGAATCGGAGCAAAAGCCGGTAATGGTATAATCAATGCAGGAAATGAAGCCTATGGTGACAACGCCCAGGCAGGGAATGGGATTGGTAATAAAGATAACAAAGCAGCAGGAAACGGAGCGAAGGCTGGCAATGGCATAATCAATACAGGAAACGAAGCCTATGGCGACAATGCCCAGGCGGGGAATGGGATTGGTAATAAAGATAACAAAGCAGCAGGAAACGGAGCGAAGGCTGGCAATGGCATAATCAATACAGGAAACGAAGCCTATGGCGACAACGCCCAAGCGGGGAATGGGATTGGTAATAAAGATAACAAAGCAGCGGGAATCGGAGCAAAAGCCGGTAATGGTATAATCAATGCAGGAAATGAAGCCTACGGCAATAATGCTCAGGCAGGGAATGGAATCGGCAACGAAAATAATACAGCAGTTGGCAGTGGAGCAAAAGCTGGCAATGGCATAATCAATACAGGAAACGAAGCCTATGGCGACAATGCCCAGGCAGGGAATGGGATTGGTAATAAAGATAACAAGGCAGCAGGAGACGGAGCAAAAGCTGGCAATGGTATAATCAATACAGGAAACGAAGGCTATGGCGACAATGCCCAAGCAGGGAATGGGATTGGTAATAAAGATAACAAGGCAGCAGGAAACGGAGCAAAGGCTGGCAATGGCATAATCAATACAGGAAACGAAGCCTATGGCGACAATGCCCAGGCTGGGAATGGGATTGGTAATAAAGATAACAAAGCAGCAGGAGACGGAGCAAAAGCTGGCAATGGTATAATCAATGCAGGAAATGAAGCCTATGGCACTAATGCTCAAGCAGGCAATGGGATTGGCAACGCTGAAAATACTGCAGTAGGTGTTAATGCAGTAGCAGGCAATGGTGTGCTAAATGATCGGAACCTGGCAAAGGGTCAAAAGGCTGCTGCCGGTAATGGAATTGACAATGATGACAATACAGCTATCGGTCATGGAGTGGCAGCAGGCAATGGTATTGATAACGACAGAAATGTTGCAAAGGGTTATGAAGCAGCCGCCGGCAATGGCATGTTAAATGACCGGAACCAGGCAAAGGGCAAGAATATTGCAGCCGGTAACGGTATTGATAATGACGACAATACAGCTATCGGTTATGAAGCAGCCGCCGGCAACGGTATGTTAAATGACCGGAACCAGGCAAAAGGCAAGAATATTGCAGCCGGTAACGGTATTGATAATGACGACAATACAGCTATCGGTTATGAAGCAGCCGCCGGCAATGGCATGTTAAATGACCGGAACCAGGCAAAGGGCAAAAATGTTGTAGCTGGTAACGGTATTGATAATGACGACAATACCGCAATCGGCCAAAAAGCAGCCGCCGGCAATGGTATGTTAAATGACCGGAACCAGGCAAAAGGCAAGAATGTTGCAGCCGGTAACGGTATTGACAATGATGGTAACACAGCTATCGGTCGTGAAGCAGCAGCAGGCAATGGTGCGCTAAATGACAAGAATATGGCAGTAGGTCACGAAGTAGCGGCCGGTAATGGCTTCGATAACGACAGAAATGTCGCCAAAGGCCATGAGGCAGCCGCCGGCAACGGCATGTTAAATGACCGGAACCAGGCAAAAGGCAAGAATGTTGCAGCTGGTAACGGTATTGACAATGATGGTAACACAGCTATCGGCCATGAAGCGGCAGCAGGCAATGGCGCGTTTAATGACAAGAACAAGGCAATAGGCCATGAAGCAGCTGCCGGTAATGGTAAGAAGAACGATAACAATTTCGCAATTGGCATCGGCGAAAAGCATAATGAAGAGCCGGAGCCTGTTTATGCAACAAAAGGCGAAGCTGGTAAGCAGGAAGGAAACCATAAGGGGAATCGGGCAGACGTTGCCGCCGGTAACGGTTATGATAATAACTGGAATGCGGCAGTAGGTCAAAACGCCTATGCCGGCAACGGCGCATTTAATGATGGCAACCTGGCGATAGGCAGCAAAGTAGCGGCCGGCAATGGCACCGGCAATGATCAAAATGTGGCAGTTGGCTATAAAGCACTTGCTGGTAATGGTTTTGATAATAATCAAAACATAGCTGTGGGTGAAAAAGCAGCCGCCGGCAATGGCGCAAAAAATGATAACAACCTGGCAGTAGGCATAAATAATTACGGTGATGATGAGCAGCCAACCTTCGATAATGAAGCAAAAGCCTTCAGCAGCCAAGTCAATGAGAAAAAACTGGGTAGAAAAGTTAATGCTGCAGCCGGTAACGGCTATGATAACAACGAAAATGCAGCTATTGGTCATCAAACGGCAGCCGGCAACGGCAAGTTCAATGACGGGAACCTGGCAGTTGGTCATGAAGCCGCCGCCGGCAACGGTGAGGGCAATATAGGTAATACGGCAGTTGGCTATCAGGCTCAGGCTGGCAATGGCAAAGGCGGGATAGGCAATACTGCAATCGGTAATCAAGCAAGGGCTTCCGGCTCAAATAGTGTTGCCGTAGGCCATAATTCTGCAACAGGCGGCCGCAGTAATGCCGTCTCTGTTGGGGAAGCCGGTAATGAACGGCAAATTATTAATGTACAAAGTGGTGTTTATCCTACAGATGTTATTAACATGAGCCAGCTTGACCGGCTGGATAGCCGGACCGATAAGGTAGGTGCTATGACAGCGGCTATCTCCGGTTTAGCGCCGTTGGCTTATAAGCCGGATCAGCCCACCCAAGCAGCCTTTGCCTGGGGTACGTATTCCGGCGAGAACGCATTTGCCTTAGGTTTTTACCACTATATCCAACAAGATGTTTTATTGAATGCCGCTTTCTCTTTCTCCGGACATGAGCAGATGGGGCGTTTTGCTTTGTCACTACGCTTTAGTACCGGCAGCAATAAGAAAGATATCGAAACTGAAATCAGTGACCCAGGTACGGTAAAGACAGAAACCGTCGAAGTTGCTGAAATCACTACAACACCTGAACCCTCCGGATTGGTCGAAGCAGCAAGTATAAACAATACCGAAGGAAGCTTAGGGTTTGCCGGAGCCATGCAAGTTGGGGCCGGCGCTGCCTAA
- the pdxK gene encoding pyridoxine/pyridoxal/pyridoxamine kinase — protein sequence MRIFKALAVAGSDTSGGAGLQADLKTFQELGVYGMTAITVIVSQNPNNNWSHDIYPLPLEVLEAQMETVLGGIGIDALKTGMLATTEVISLVAKKIDKYGVNNVVIDPVMACKGTDEVLHPETTIGLREILAPRARLITPNIFEATQLSGIRSIRSVEDMKAAAVEIHKLGPKNVLIKGGAKIDTPDAVDVLYDGNECTILRSPKFNTTYTHGAGCTYASAITAGLAKGLPVHEAVKQAKEFITAAIQASFPLNAYVGPTYHAAHRLNK from the coding sequence ATGAGAATATTCAAGGCACTTGCCGTAGCCGGTTCAGATACAAGCGGCGGCGCAGGACTGCAAGCAGACTTAAAAACCTTTCAGGAGCTAGGCGTATATGGCATGACTGCCATCACTGTCATTGTTTCACAAAACCCAAACAATAACTGGTCCCATGATATCTATCCCCTGCCGCTGGAAGTACTGGAAGCGCAAATGGAAACCGTACTTGGCGGAATTGGCATTGATGCCTTGAAAACAGGCATGCTGGCAACTACCGAAGTCATCTCGCTTGTCGCCAAAAAAATTGATAAATATGGGGTTAACAATGTCGTAATTGACCCGGTTATGGCCTGCAAAGGCACCGATGAGGTTCTCCACCCGGAAACAACGATTGGCCTGCGCGAAATACTGGCCCCCCGCGCTCGCCTCATAACACCTAATATTTTTGAAGCCACCCAGTTAAGCGGCATTCGTTCCATTCGTTCTGTTGAGGATATGAAGGCTGCCGCTGTCGAAATACACAAGTTGGGTCCCAAGAATGTACTAATAAAAGGCGGAGCCAAAATCGACACCCCGGATGCTGTCGATGTATTGTACGATGGCAACGAATGTACCATCCTGCGTTCCCCGAAATTCAATACAACTTACACTCATGGCGCCGGCTGCACCTACGCATCGGCGATCACCGCCGGACTGGCCAAGGGCTTGCCTGTGCACGAGGCCGTTAAACAAGCAAAAGAATTCATTACCGCCGCCATCCAGGCCTCATTCCCGCTGAATGCTTATGTCGGACCGACTTATCATGCCGCCCATCGTCTGAACAAGTAA
- a CDS encoding PLP-dependent aminotransferase family protein — translation MDVIMLDFTSKAPLYMQLYHYFKQEIEQNRLHEGEKLPSIRGLSASLSVSKITVEKAYQQLMSEGYILNCNRSRYLVNKFDGISIKKSTGFIPEREVDRQPPAECNIVYDFASGGMDIDGFDFSLWKRYINKVFLNKERLVGYGHIQGEPELRREIAAYIRNSRGVYTYPEQIIIGPGVQSLLNTLCSLLKSETNSIAFEDPGFKNGRRIFANYSYNIIAIPMRKDGIDMDSLLGSGAKLVYVSPSHQFPTGYIMPVGKRTQLLNWAERVNGIIIEDDYDSEFRYYGRPIPALKGLDNKETVVYLGSLSKIIPPSIRVSYMVLPEKLLAVFQQNAALYNQAASTIEQLALAQFMADGCLERQIRRLRKLYYGKKLILVEAVKNILGNHVEFEGSDSGLHTILHVKSELKAGQLVERALAKGCRVASVQDYYLQNTPENTSRILLYFSKIPAGEIEPAVKLLKAAWFG, via the coding sequence ATGGATGTAATTATGCTTGACTTTACTAGCAAAGCCCCCCTGTATATGCAGCTATATCACTACTTTAAGCAGGAAATTGAACAAAACCGCTTGCACGAAGGGGAGAAGCTGCCATCTATCCGGGGACTGTCGGCGAGTCTTTCGGTGAGTAAAATAACTGTGGAAAAAGCGTATCAACAGCTGATGAGCGAGGGCTATATTTTAAATTGCAATCGTTCGCGCTATCTGGTGAACAAGTTTGATGGCATTAGTATCAAAAAAAGTACCGGCTTCATCCCTGAGCGTGAGGTTGACAGGCAGCCGCCGGCAGAGTGCAACATAGTATATGATTTTGCCAGTGGCGGGATGGACATTGATGGCTTTGATTTTTCTTTGTGGAAACGCTATATCAACAAAGTGTTTTTAAACAAAGAACGCCTTGTCGGGTACGGGCATATTCAAGGCGAGCCGGAGCTGCGCCGGGAGATTGCAGCCTATATCCGTAATTCAAGAGGTGTCTATACCTATCCGGAGCAAATTATCATCGGTCCCGGGGTGCAAAGTTTGTTAAATACTCTTTGCAGTTTATTGAAGTCGGAAACCAATAGTATTGCCTTTGAAGACCCGGGTTTTAAAAATGGCAGACGCATTTTTGCCAATTATTCGTATAACATCATTGCCATACCGATGCGCAAAGACGGCATTGATATGGACAGTTTGCTGGGCAGTGGGGCGAAGCTTGTTTATGTAAGCCCGTCACACCAATTTCCTACCGGTTATATTATGCCTGTTGGTAAAAGAACACAATTGTTGAATTGGGCTGAGCGGGTAAATGGTATTATTATCGAAGATGATTATGACAGTGAGTTTCGCTATTACGGGCGTCCGATTCCGGCGTTAAAAGGCCTTGATAACAAGGAAACCGTAGTATATCTGGGGTCCTTATCCAAGATAATACCGCCATCCATCCGTGTCAGCTATATGGTGCTGCCGGAGAAGCTGCTTGCCGTTTTTCAGCAAAACGCGGCATTATACAACCAGGCGGCTTCAACCATTGAGCAGCTCGCACTGGCTCAATTTATGGCAGATGGCTGTTTAGAGCGTCAAATCCGGCGGTTGCGTAAATTATATTATGGAAAAAAATTAATACTGGTAGAGGCAGTCAAGAACATTTTAGGCAATCATGTGGAATTTGAGGGAAGTGATTCCGGGCTTCATACCATTTTGCACGTCAAATCGGAACTAAAAGCCGGGCAATTGGTGGAACGGGCGCTGGCAAAAGGCTGTCGGGTGGCTTCTGTTCAAGATTATTATTTGCAGAATACACCGGAAAACACGTCACGTATCCTCCTTTATTTCTCGAAAATTCCTGCCGGTGAAATAGAACCCGCGGTTAAGCTGCTAAAAGCTGCGTGGTTTGGGTAG
- a CDS encoding DnaJ C-terminal domain-containing protein, protein MKYIDYYETLGVAKTASEKEIKQAYRKLARQHHPDLHQGDAKAAAEEQFKLINEAYEVLGDPDKRAKYDQLGMNWRSGDEFPFDPAQGAARTYTYQGNADFDPNGFEFSHFFSSLFGQDFAAKQHYESRTRQRNSKGEDVQAEISLAIEELLRGAEKELHLAASTVCTACEGRRFSQRGLCQACGGTGAMAGSKTVKVKIPAGLYPGASLRLKGLGGQGYGAAPAGDLYLQIQVAPHPVWQIQGSDVETDLTLQPEQAVLGDTINVTTPHGSVQLKVQPGTHTGQRLRVKNKGLPKKQGVGDLYIKIRIDIPRELSEAEKALYRKIRETKTTAVNTDQAGIAS, encoded by the coding sequence ATGAAATATATTGATTATTACGAAACACTGGGGGTTGCCAAAACCGCCTCGGAAAAAGAAATCAAGCAAGCCTACCGCAAACTGGCCCGCCAGCATCACCCTGATCTTCATCAAGGCGATGCCAAGGCCGCTGCGGAAGAACAATTCAAGCTCATCAATGAAGCTTATGAAGTGTTGGGAGACCCTGATAAGCGGGCCAAGTATGATCAATTAGGCATGAATTGGCGCTCAGGCGATGAATTCCCTTTTGACCCCGCTCAGGGTGCTGCCCGTACCTATACCTATCAGGGAAATGCCGACTTTGATCCCAATGGCTTTGAATTCAGCCATTTCTTTTCCAGCCTGTTTGGTCAGGATTTTGCGGCCAAACAGCACTATGAAAGCCGTACACGGCAAAGGAACAGCAAAGGCGAAGATGTCCAGGCAGAAATAAGTTTGGCGATAGAGGAGCTCCTCCGGGGAGCGGAAAAGGAACTGCACCTGGCAGCCTCCACCGTCTGCACCGCGTGCGAAGGGCGGCGCTTCAGCCAACGCGGCCTCTGTCAGGCCTGCGGCGGTACAGGCGCTATGGCAGGCAGCAAAACAGTTAAAGTAAAAATTCCTGCCGGACTCTATCCCGGGGCATCATTGCGACTGAAAGGCTTAGGCGGCCAAGGCTATGGCGCAGCCCCTGCAGGCGACCTCTACCTGCAAATCCAGGTTGCTCCCCATCCTGTCTGGCAAATACAGGGCAGTGATGTGGAAACCGATCTCACGCTTCAGCCTGAGCAAGCCGTCCTGGGCGACACCATCAATGTTACCACACCGCATGGTTCAGTCCAGCTTAAAGTGCAGCCAGGTACTCACACCGGTCAAAGACTCCGGGTAAAAAATAAAGGCCTGCCGAAAAAACAGGGGGTTGGCGACCTGTATATAAAAATCCGTATCGATATCCCCCGCGAACTGTCAGAAGCTGAAAAGGCACTTTACCGGAAAATACGGGAAACCAAAACAACCGCTGTCAATACAGATCAAGCGGGAATAGCTTCATAA